A region of Sparus aurata chromosome 8, fSpaAur1.1, whole genome shotgun sequence DNA encodes the following proteins:
- the snx20 gene encoding sorting nexin-20 → MAEPEPEPERDTEGTDTTTLDPDDPPSCSSLTTKELQQNWRAVKQSERPVRLLFEIPSARIIEHTLSKHVVYEVVVMRSGSFDSRRVSVERRYSDFSRFHHKLLEEFDEELEEVVLPRKVLTGNFSPEIISERRLSLQDFLAKLYSVRCVRRSTLFPKFFTEQEQKRAHGLLRAGQFRPAVEQLQTVLDIEEKLLPWQQPTLIVPTLSALAVCYRDLDEPEQAFAVAQRALPAVRRYRMKHYRAALLDLLVDVGYQLGRPVAQLQEELTVLRDAERGEVSSRSLKELVVQEFT, encoded by the exons AtggcagaaccagaaccagaacctgagAGGGACACTGAGGGGACGGACACTACGACTCTGGATCCAG atgacCCTCCCAGCTGTTCCAGTTTAACCACtaaggagctgcagcagaactgGCGGGCGGTGAAGCAGAGCGAGCGACCCGTCAGGCTGCTGTTTGAGATCCCATCAGCTCGGATCATCGAACACACTCTGTCCAAACATGTG GTGTACGAGGTCGTGGTGATGCGTTCTGGCAGCTTCGACTCTCGCCGCGTGTCTGTGGAGCGCCGATACAGCGACTTCTCCCGCTTCCACCACAAACTGCTGGAGGAGTTCgacgaggagctggaggaggtggtTCTTCCTCGTAAAGTCCTGACAGGGAACTTCAGCCCTGAAATCATCTCGGAGCGCCGCCTCTCTCTGCAGGACTTCCTGGCTAAACTCTACTCGGTCCGCTGCGTTCGGCGATCAACGCTTTTCCCCAAATTCTTCACCGAGCAGGAGCAGAAGCGAGCGCACGGTTTGCTGCGAGCGGGTCAGTTCAGGCCGGCCGTCGAGCAGCTGCAGACCGTGTTGGATATCGAGGAGAAGCTGTTGCCGTGGCAGCAGCCCACCCTGATCGTGCCGACCCTCTCCGCCCTGGCGGTCTGTTACCGGGACCTGGACGAACCAGAGCAGGCGTTCGCTGTGGCCCAGAGAGCTCTGCCTGCCGTCAGACGCTACAGGATGAAACACTACAGAGCTGCACTGCTGGACCTGCTGGTGGACGTGGGCTATCAGCTGGGACGTCCTGTGGCTCAGCTACAGGAGGAGCTGACGGTCCTGAGGGACGCCGAGAGGGGCGAAGTGTCCTCACGCTCCCTGAAAGAGCTGGTGGTCCAAGAGTTCACCTGA
- the LOC115586274 gene encoding uncharacterized protein LOC115586274 isoform X2 encodes MAEQKKLPIPALPQTAYTTKQGKRRKTLEEKREAKRAASRRRQESCRTRVYIGAAFDRWKNLKDSKGLKSDAELALLLLDSYEGGCPVPTHGQRLPSRGNRSAPDRDQAQAADVQPLNGNSPAEEAGLYQVEVSVDWDEDTWDQDTWEDETREGVPLTSSEEDLTLEVNSDDDEDSDEEAAGALNTELCLRDGGDGGSGPDPAAGVHVET; translated from the exons ATGGCGGAGCAGAAGAAGCTGCCGATCCCGGCGCTGCCTCAGACGGCCTACACCACCAAGCAGGGCAAGAGGAGGAAAActctggaggagaagagagaagcGAAGCGAGCCGCGtccaggaggaggcaggagtcCTGCAGGACCCGCGTTTACATCGGAGCAGCTTTCGACCGCTGGAAGAACCTGAAGGACTCGAAGGGTCTGAAGAGCGACGCGGAGCtcgcgctgctgctgctggacag CTATGAGGGAGGCTGCCCGGTACCGACCCACGGACAGAGACTCCCGTCCCGCGGGAACAGGAGCGCACCTGACag GGATCAGGCTCAGGCAGCAGATGTGCAGCCGCTGAACGGAAACAGCCCTGCGGAGGAAGCTGGACTGtaccaggtggaggtgag CGTGGACTGGGACGAAGACACCTGGGACCAGGACACCTGGGAGGACGAGACCCGAGAAGGTGTGCCTCTGACGTCATCTGAGGAAGACCTGACGCTGGAGGTGAACAGTGATGACGACGAGGACAGTGATGAAGA GGCTGCTGGTGCCCTGAACACAGAACTCTGCCTCCGTGACGGAGGAGACGGCGGTTCCGGTCCAGATCCAGCTGCTGGCGTCCACGTAGAGACGTGA
- the LOC115586274 gene encoding uncharacterized protein LOC115586274 isoform X1 — protein sequence MAEQKKLPIPALPQTAYTTKQGKRRKTLEEKREAKRAASRRRQESCRTRVYIGAAFDRWKNLKDSKGLKSDAELALLLLDSYEGGCPVPTHGQRLPSRGNRSAPDRDQAQAADVQPLNGNSPAEEAGLYQVEVSVDWDEDTWDQDTWEDETREGVPLTSSEEDLTLEVNSDDDEDSDEEYVHPVCVGAAGALNTELCLRDGGDGGSGPDPAAGVHVET from the exons ATGGCGGAGCAGAAGAAGCTGCCGATCCCGGCGCTGCCTCAGACGGCCTACACCACCAAGCAGGGCAAGAGGAGGAAAActctggaggagaagagagaagcGAAGCGAGCCGCGtccaggaggaggcaggagtcCTGCAGGACCCGCGTTTACATCGGAGCAGCTTTCGACCGCTGGAAGAACCTGAAGGACTCGAAGGGTCTGAAGAGCGACGCGGAGCtcgcgctgctgctgctggacag CTATGAGGGAGGCTGCCCGGTACCGACCCACGGACAGAGACTCCCGTCCCGCGGGAACAGGAGCGCACCTGACag GGATCAGGCTCAGGCAGCAGATGTGCAGCCGCTGAACGGAAACAGCCCTGCGGAGGAAGCTGGACTGtaccaggtggaggtgag CGTGGACTGGGACGAAGACACCTGGGACCAGGACACCTGGGAGGACGAGACCCGAGAAGGTGTGCCTCTGACGTCATCTGAGGAAGACCTGACGCTGGAGGTGAACAGTGATGACGACGAGGACAGTGATGAAGAGTACGTGCACCCCGTCTGTGTCGG GGCTGCTGGTGCCCTGAACACAGAACTCTGCCTCCGTGACGGAGGAGACGGCGGTTCCGGTCCAGATCCAGCTGCTGGCGTCCACGTAGAGACGTGA
- the mphosph6 gene encoding M-phase phosphoprotein 6, with protein sequence MANDSVKLSKNLLRMKFMQRGLDAETKKQLEEDEKRIISDEHWYLDLPELKAKENLIIEEKSFVPCEDLKYGRISFKGFNPEVEKLMALMNPKEEEEEPEEVSRMQTDVTDEEMALRYESLVGSMKKKFAKKRQRSATEEEDVNHNVVETNTKRVFLKPQD encoded by the exons ATGGCGAACGACTCCGTGAAACTGTCCAAAAACCTCCTGCGGATGAAG TTCATGCAGAGAGGTCTGGACGCAGAGACGAAGAAGCAGCTGGAAGAAGATGAGAAGAGGATCATCAGTGATGAGCACTGGTACCTGGACCTGCCCGAGCTCAAGGCTAAAGA GAACTTGATCATAGAGGAGAAGAGCTTTGTTCCCTGTGAGGACCTGAAGTACGGTCGTATCTCGTTCAAAGGTTTCAATCCAGAAGTCgag AAACTGATGGCTCTGATGAATccaaaggaggaagaagaagaaccagaggAGGTCAGCCGGATGCAGACGGACGTCACAGATGAAGAGATGGCTCTGAG gtATGAGAGTTTAGTCGGAAGCATGAAGAAGAAGTTTGCAAAGAAGCGTCAGAGATCAgcgacagaagaagaagacgtcAACCACAACGTTGTAGAAACCAACACAAAGCGAGTGTTCCTGAAGCCTCAGGACTGA